The following proteins are encoded in a genomic region of Candidatus Syntrophosphaera sp.:
- a CDS encoding efflux RND transporter periplasmic adaptor subunit: MRKKWKIIVIIAVVLVLLVLALRQCGKAALKQVEKLGTEQSHTVERGSIVSQVEITGEVQPQTVVAIKSKVSGKIVKFYADENDYVRFGQIIADIEPDYNQANTLFATKAQLSKAELRLANARKDLADKRILLDNDYISREAFEAAEDELASAQIDFQQATNQYEMIRDLDVPGKVTHVYATASGIVIERTVNEGEMVQSSLSSFGEGTVVMKIADLDKMIVKSNINEVDISKFRLGQQAEIKLDALPYEEYSGQIVKIAPSASMENNAKVFPVEISINATGKTAKPGMTAAVRIIGESREDVLVIPIRAVFTDDKNQDIVYVMAPTDSLAAKGKKAVLPAQPLATPVQLGANDLQNVEVVSGLKEGDKISLSEPGGQNSSLQMMMR; this comes from the coding sequence ATGCGTAAGAAGTGGAAGATCATCGTCATAATCGCGGTGGTATTGGTGCTGCTGGTCCTGGCCCTTCGCCAGTGCGGCAAGGCGGCCCTCAAACAGGTGGAAAAGCTCGGCACTGAGCAGTCCCACACCGTCGAGCGCGGCTCGATCGTTTCGCAGGTCGAGATCACAGGCGAGGTCCAGCCCCAGACCGTCGTGGCCATCAAATCCAAGGTCTCGGGCAAGATCGTCAAGTTCTATGCCGATGAGAACGACTATGTGCGCTTTGGACAGATCATCGCGGACATCGAGCCCGACTACAACCAGGCCAACACTCTGTTCGCCACCAAGGCCCAGCTCAGCAAGGCTGAACTGCGCCTGGCCAACGCGCGCAAGGATTTGGCGGACAAGAGGATACTGCTGGATAACGATTACATTTCCCGGGAAGCGTTTGAGGCCGCAGAAGATGAACTGGCCTCCGCCCAGATCGATTTTCAGCAGGCCACGAACCAGTATGAGATGATCCGGGACCTGGATGTGCCTGGCAAGGTCACCCACGTTTACGCCACCGCCTCCGGAATCGTGATCGAGCGCACTGTGAACGAAGGCGAGATGGTGCAATCCAGCCTCAGCAGCTTTGGCGAGGGCACGGTCGTGATGAAGATCGCGGACCTGGATAAGATGATCGTCAAGAGCAACATCAACGAGGTGGACATCTCAAAATTCAGGCTGGGCCAGCAGGCCGAGATCAAGCTCGACGCCCTGCCCTATGAAGAATATTCGGGCCAGATCGTCAAGATCGCGCCTTCCGCCAGCATGGAAAACAACGCCAAAGTCTTCCCCGTGGAGATCAGCATCAACGCCACCGGCAAAACCGCCAAGCCCGGAATGACCGCAGCGGTCAGAATCATTGGAGAATCGCGCGAGGACGTGCTCGTGATCCCGATCCGGGCTGTGTTCACGGACGACAAGAATCAGGATATAGTCTACGTCATGGCCCCCACCGACAGCCTTGCCGCCAAAGGCAAAAAAGCCGTCCTGCCGGCGCAGCCTTTGGCCACGCCGGTTCAATTGGGTGCCAACGATCTGCAGAACGTGGAGGTGGTCTCCGGCCTCAAGGAAGGGGACAAGATCTCCCTCAGCGAGCCCGGAGGCCAGAACTCTTCCCTGCAAATGATGATGAGGTAA